The DNA sequence ATCTGGAAAAGCCTTTTGACGATCTGGACAGTCTGGAGCGCGTCATCGATGCGGTCCTGGAATCGTCTCCCCAAGAGGATGACGAGCTGTCTCGTGAGGCTGCCCAATACGGGATCATGTACGCACCTGATAGTCCGATGGCCAAAGTCGTTACCATCGCCAAAAAGCTGGCGAAAAAAGCAATCCATATTCTGATCGAAGGGGAAACCGGGACAGGCAAAGAACTGATGGCCCGCTTCCTGCACGGAGCCAGTTCACGATCGCAGCAACCCTTTGTCGCCTTTAACTGCGGAGCCGTTCCTGAGTCGCTACTGGAAAGCGAGCTGTTTGGCTATGAAAAAGGGGCATTTACTGGAGCGCTAAAGGCACGCAAAGGCTTTTTCGAGCTCGCCCACAATGGCACCCTGTTTCTCGATGAAATCGGGGAAGCCCCTTCCTCCATCCAAGTGAAGCTGCTGCGCACACTGGAAACAGGAGAGTTCATGCGGATCGGCGCCGAGCAGGTCGGCCAGAGCAACATTCGCTTTATTTCCGCTACCAACCGCGATCTGGAGCATGAAGTAGAGATGAATCGCTTTCGTAGAGACCTGCTCTACCGACTCGAAGGGATCAAGCTGTCCATTCCGCCTCTACGCGAGCGCATCCATGACATCCCGACGATTGCCCAGGCATATCTCACCAAAAGGAACGGAACGGTCTGCGAAATCGATCCGGACGCGATGGAGCTTCTACAGCATTACGACTGGCCTGGCAACGTCCGTCAGCTGATCAACATCCTGAATCAGACCCTTGCCCTGCACGAATGCGAGAGAGTCCGAGCTGAGCATCTGCCACCGCTCTTGCGTGAAAAAGCGATACAGAACGCCACTTCGTCGATCCCTGCGAGCCAGCTGGCACTCACCCAGCAGATCGATCGCGAATGCGAACGCTTTGTCGAAGCAATCACCCGAAACGTCACGTCTATCGATGGCTTCGATTTTGATTACATGATCAAGCGAATCAAACAGTTAGAGGGTGAGGTCGGTCGGACCATCATCGAAAAAGGCTTGACCGAAACGAAAGGCGACCGCCAGCTGCTAAGCAAAAAGCTGAATATTACCAAACGTACCATTCGTTACATTTTAAATGAAAAGGGATCTGGCAGCGGCTTTAGCTGATCCTCACCAGGAGGCATTTTCTCGTGAGTTCTACTAATCAACGCTGGTCTGTTTCGTCATTGAAAAACATACCGGCCGACTTTTCTGTATCTGCTCTCATCGTGGGCTTGATTGCCACCATGGTTTCTTACGCAGGGCCACTCTTAATCGTATTTCAGGCAGCCAAAGCAGCGAATTTGAGTGAAGCCCTGCTCTCTTCCTGGATCTGGGCCATTTCCATCGGCAGCGGTCTGACGGCTATCGTTCTCAGCATCCGTTATCGAACACCGATCATAACGGCGTGGTCGACTCCAGGTGCAGTCCTTTTGGTCACGAGTCTGTCCGTATACCCTTTCGGTGATGCGATCGGAGCCTATCTCTTTTCTGCGGTAGTGATTACGCTGCTCGGCGTTTCCGGACTTTTTTCTACGATCATGAGGTACGTGCCCCCCTCGATCACGACGGCGATGCTGGCTGGAATCCTTCTTTCTTTTGGTGTGCAGGTCTTTGTATCCATGCAGCAGCTACCGGCACTGGTTCTGCCGATGATCATCTGTTATTTGCTGGCGAAGCGTTGGTCGCCGCGATACGCTGTCGTATTTTCTTTACTAGTCGGGTTGCTCGCCGCCTTTTTCCTGAATCGTTTTGATCTCGGTGGCATCCAGGTCGCGCTCGTCGAACCGATCTTTACCATACCTACCTTTTCTCTCGATGCCATCATCGGGCTGGGTATTCCGCTGTGTATCGTGACGATGGCCTCTCAAAATGCGCCAGGCATCGGCGTGCTCCAAGCAGATGGCTACGATACGCCAGCAAGTCCGTTGATCACGACGACAGGGGTCGCGTCGCTTTTACTCGCCCCTTTTGGCGCACACGGGATCAATCTGGCCGCGATTACGGCTGCGATCTGTACCGGAAAGGAGGCCCATCCCGATCCTTCCAAGCGTTATATCGCCGGGATCGCTTGCGGTGCCTTCTACCTCGTGTTTAGCATGTTTGGCGCTACCATCGTTTCGGTGTTTTCTGCTTTCCCTAAGGAACTGATCGCTGTCATTGCAGGACTCGCGTTGTTTGCTTCGCTCAGCTCCAGTCTGGCGTCGGCGATGAGTGATGCTGCAAAAAGGGAGAGTGCACTCATCACCTTTCTCGTCACGATTTCTGGCATATCCATTGGTGGAGTAGGCGCGGCATTTTGGGGTCTCGTCGCAGGGGTAATTACCAATGCGATTCTTACAGGGGATGTGCGGAGGTGGGTCGCTGGGAAAAGGAAGCAAGCTTCATAAGGGCAGAGTAGAAGTTAGCTGTAGCTACCTCGACCATTACAGTAAAAGAGCTCTGTAATCGCAGAGCTCTTTATTCGGTCCTAGATTTCTTGCGTTTCTGGAGGTGACCATGATCATGCGAAAAACAGGTTTCATTAGCTTCGTATTCTTTGCGAGTTTCCTTCTGTTTCAAGCCAACTGGCATCACCTTTCCTTCTCAACAGTATCCAAACCTCAACAGGAACTACATATTCTAATCCAAAAGAAAGATGCGGCTAAAATGCTGCTGCTAGAACCTCCTCGAACCGCCATAGACTCTCAATCCAGTCAGGAGTTATTAACGATTTTAAAAAAAGCCAACAAAATCCACGGGATCGTAGATATGCGACCGCATGATTATCAAGTAACCATCTTGAAAAACGATAGAGTTGAGAATATCCTTTTCCTTTGGGTAAAAAAGGATACTCAACAAGCGAAGCTTATGGAGCAATCCGATACGCACACAGCTTACACTTTATCGTCGAATGCGACCGAGCGACTTAAACAAATCGTAACAGAAAGAGGCA is a window from the Brevibacillus choshinensis genome containing:
- a CDS encoding sigma-54-dependent transcriptional regulator, with protein sequence MEKKRILIVDDEVEVTSFFTYLLRQKNCDVVVANTGKDVERLLLSQSEGFHAALVDLKLPDANGLDLLKRIKAVFPSCEVLIMTGYSTIKSAVTAMQWGAKDYLEKPFDDLDSLERVIDAVLESSPQEDDELSREAAQYGIMYAPDSPMAKVVTIAKKLAKKAIHILIEGETGTGKELMARFLHGASSRSQQPFVAFNCGAVPESLLESELFGYEKGAFTGALKARKGFFELAHNGTLFLDEIGEAPSSIQVKLLRTLETGEFMRIGAEQVGQSNIRFISATNRDLEHEVEMNRFRRDLLYRLEGIKLSIPPLRERIHDIPTIAQAYLTKRNGTVCEIDPDAMELLQHYDWPGNVRQLINILNQTLALHECERVRAEHLPPLLREKAIQNATSSIPASQLALTQQIDRECERFVEAITRNVTSIDGFDFDYMIKRIKQLEGEVGRTIIEKGLTETKGDRQLLSKKLNITKRTIRYILNEKGSGSGFS
- a CDS encoding benzoate/H(+) symporter BenE family transporter encodes the protein MSSTNQRWSVSSLKNIPADFSVSALIVGLIATMVSYAGPLLIVFQAAKAANLSEALLSSWIWAISIGSGLTAIVLSIRYRTPIITAWSTPGAVLLVTSLSVYPFGDAIGAYLFSAVVITLLGVSGLFSTIMRYVPPSITTAMLAGILLSFGVQVFVSMQQLPALVLPMIICYLLAKRWSPRYAVVFSLLVGLLAAFFLNRFDLGGIQVALVEPIFTIPTFSLDAIIGLGIPLCIVTMASQNAPGIGVLQADGYDTPASPLITTTGVASLLLAPFGAHGINLAAITAAICTGKEAHPDPSKRYIAGIACGAFYLVFSMFGATIVSVFSAFPKELIAVIAGLALFASLSSSLASAMSDAAKRESALITFLVTISGISIGGVGAAFWGLVAGVITNAILTGDVRRWVAGKRKQAS